The DNA region GCATTCGACGGTATGCACGAAGCCTGGGTCGAAAAAAAAGATAACGGACTGTTTCACGTGCGGCTCAGCATGGCCGATGTGGCTGCATATCAGGAGCATGGCGATGACCTCATCATCAACACCGGCTCACCGCATTACATCAAAAAAGTAGCGCATGTAGATGCAGTGGATGTGAATAACGAAGGCCGCCGGATACGGTACGACAAACAGATCTCGCGCGACGGGGTGAACGTCAACTTTGTTCAATTTGAGGGAGCCTCGCTGAAAGTGCGCACGTACGAGCGTGGTGTGGAGTGCGAAACCCTGGCCTGCGGCACAGGCGTAACCGCATCAGCCATAGCCAACTGCATCTGGAACGGCATCACCAGCTCGCACATCCGGACACTGGGAGGGGAACTGAAGGTCAGCCTCTTAAAGGATGGTGAGCTGTTCAGGGATATTTACCTCGAGGGGCCGGTGCAGAAAGTTTTCAGTGGCTCAATCTGTATCTACTAATCTCACAGAAGATGTTTGCCTCATCCGACAAAATATCACTCAGGGCAGTTGAGCCTGCCGATGCAGCCCTCATGTACGCCTGGGAAAACGATCAGAACGTGTGGGTACATGGCGACAACCTGCTGCCCTACGCGCTTTTCGAGATTGAACAATTTATCCTTGAGGGGCATGATTTTTACCGGAACAGGCAGGCCAGGTTTATGATTGATTATCAAACCAATGGAAGCAAAGAAACTGTAGGCATGGCCGACCTGTTTGATTTCCACCCGCACCACCGCCGGGCAGGTGTAGGAATATATGTGGCACCGGCATTCAGGCATCGTGGTATTGCCAAAACGGCCATCGGGCTGCTCAAGGAATATGCCTTCGAAACGCTCGAGCTTCATCAGATCTATTGCCATGTACTGGCTGAAAACAACATCAGTTTGAAACTGTTTGAATCTGCCGGATTTGAAAAAACCGCTGTCATGAAAGCCTGGATTTTCAGAAACGGCGACTTTCACGACCAGGTGCTGATGCAGTTGTTCAACCCTAAACACAAAGAACCATGAGTGCATACTATACTTCGGGCAGAGACCGCAGACGGCGCATGCTGAGACGAAGTTTAGGAATAATCACGCTTTTTTTGCTGCTTTTGTTTGCTGCAGCCGTACTGGTGTATATCACATTTTTCCGTCCTAACACCTACACTTCGGGACTACCGGTGGCCGAACTGATTATTCCCACCGGAAGCGACTTCGATAAAGCCAAAGA from Bacteroidota bacterium includes:
- a CDS encoding diaminopimelate epimerase, coding for MNTSRPHELKFWKYHGAGNDFIMVDNRQDALDFGPELVRFLCDRHFGIGADGLIRIENAEGCDFRMIYHNSDGLEGSMCGNGGRSAAAFALENGIAPAHSRFLAFDGMHEAWVEKKDNGLFHVRLSMADVAAYQEHGDDLIINTGSPHYIKKVAHVDAVDVNNEGRRIRYDKQISRDGVNVNFVQFEGASLKVRTYERGVECETLACGTGVTASAIANCIWNGITSSHIRTLGGELKVSLLKDGELFRDIYLEGPVQKVFSGSICIY
- a CDS encoding GNAT family N-acetyltransferase yields the protein MFASSDKISLRAVEPADAALMYAWENDQNVWVHGDNLLPYALFEIEQFILEGHDFYRNRQARFMIDYQTNGSKETVGMADLFDFHPHHRRAGVGIYVAPAFRHRGIAKTAIGLLKEYAFETLELHQIYCHVLAENNISLKLFESAGFEKTAVMKAWIFRNGDFHDQVLMQLFNPKHKEP